The following are from one region of the Arthrobacter sp. TMP15 genome:
- a CDS encoding extracellular solute-binding protein, producing the protein MSPSAFTRRKLLSLATVAGAALALPACSGTDGITTIRLQQNKPEVVEYFNTLIKDFESKNTDIRVIQDFNAGNWVPGLIRNNPADVVTNSYSVTVADFTSKGIFADLSDLPAATMADPKALELIKSFGQYQGSELSALPFSLAAAGVIYNKTLFAEHGVEVPATWSEFLTVCKKFKTAGITPIYGTFRDSWTLGQPYGYTAGGTVDLADFFSHMPRTAEELKTSTKLSFSTGFKSATDKFLEILEFTQKDAGSKSYTDGNAAFAKGGAAMYMQGPWALSELTTINPDLKVGTFALPTSEDPADTHAQVTLDMTFSIVRSSPRLAAAKRFVNYLMDPAVVSAYNSKFSAFSPLKQGSQDINPQIAGLQPLISSGKYYLNVTNYFPPAITLNNYFQTLALNGNDEAFLTTLDDAWHRVATRNA; encoded by the coding sequence GTGAGCCCATCCGCCTTCACCCGTCGGAAGCTTTTGTCTCTAGCCACTGTTGCCGGAGCGGCACTGGCACTACCTGCCTGCTCAGGCACCGACGGCATCACCACAATACGTCTGCAGCAAAACAAACCCGAAGTGGTGGAATATTTCAACACTTTGATCAAGGATTTTGAGTCAAAGAATACTGATATCCGCGTCATCCAGGACTTCAATGCCGGCAATTGGGTACCCGGGCTGATCCGCAATAACCCCGCGGATGTTGTCACTAACTCATACTCGGTAACAGTGGCAGATTTCACCAGCAAGGGCATTTTCGCTGACCTCTCCGACCTCCCGGCAGCAACTATGGCCGATCCCAAAGCGCTCGAACTCATCAAATCCTTTGGGCAGTATCAAGGATCAGAGCTCAGCGCGTTGCCCTTTTCATTGGCAGCCGCAGGCGTTATTTACAACAAGACGCTCTTTGCCGAACACGGGGTAGAGGTTCCCGCCACGTGGAGCGAATTTCTCACAGTATGCAAGAAGTTCAAGACTGCCGGGATCACGCCAATCTACGGGACTTTCAGGGACTCCTGGACGCTGGGACAGCCCTACGGTTACACCGCTGGAGGAACAGTGGATCTTGCAGATTTCTTCTCCCACATGCCGCGCACTGCTGAGGAACTGAAAACCAGCACCAAGCTTTCCTTCAGCACCGGTTTCAAGTCTGCCACCGATAAGTTTCTTGAGATTCTAGAATTCACCCAAAAAGATGCTGGCAGTAAGTCCTACACCGATGGCAACGCTGCCTTCGCCAAGGGCGGTGCCGCCATGTATATGCAGGGGCCTTGGGCGTTGTCCGAGCTAACAACCATCAATCCGGACCTCAAAGTGGGCACCTTTGCACTGCCCACAAGCGAAGATCCCGCCGATACGCACGCCCAAGTTACCCTGGACATGACATTTTCAATTGTCCGCTCTTCTCCACGACTTGCAGCGGCAAAACGGTTCGTCAATTACTTGATGGACCCTGCAGTTGTTAGCGCCTACAACAGCAAATTCTCCGCGTTCTCTCCTCTGAAGCAGGGTTCACAAGACATCAACCCTCAGATCGCCGGGCTGCAGCCGTTGATCAGCTCCGGTAAGTACTACCTCAACGTTACCAACTACTTTCCGCCGGCCATCACCTTGAACAATTACTTCCAAACCTTGGCTTTGAACGGAAATGACGAAGCTTTCCTGACCACGCTCGACGACGCTTGGCACCGCGTTGCCACTCGCAACGCCTAG
- a CDS encoding ROK family protein: MSVILAHMRRCEAVTGTDLIEATGLARATVIAVCDDLIEAGWVRELPSQKLTVQKGRPARIFEFDALAGVVVGLDFGAAKTTALVADLRGNILAKATENLGGFTAPDAQRLATIDKAIKKVLGEAGVASTDVLVAGVGIAAPVDRSGNISHSQLFWESFDIGIQENLRDRYGWPVLLGNDANLAAMAEHWMGVGKEVSDLAVMLAGERIGFGLMDSAQLRHGVSGRSGEVGLLELVDGVGTPDGIAALARDMALAACKTGAPATVLTTQVDAHSGEIPAEAVFAAAAQGDQVAQQILDSIGRRIARVVAIMATFTDPELVVIGGAVAASSEVLLKPLREELVRFMPNPPRVEVSTLGDAIVGLGAVRLALDYVEKHALDLLLVG, translated from the coding sequence ATGAGTGTCATTTTGGCGCACATGCGGCGGTGTGAAGCTGTTACCGGCACTGACCTTATCGAGGCAACTGGGTTGGCGCGTGCAACAGTCATAGCGGTATGCGATGACTTGATTGAAGCCGGCTGGGTGCGGGAATTACCGTCGCAAAAACTAACAGTGCAAAAAGGGCGCCCGGCACGAATCTTCGAATTTGATGCTCTGGCCGGAGTGGTTGTGGGTCTGGACTTCGGGGCGGCCAAGACCACTGCACTGGTGGCAGACTTGCGCGGAAACATTCTGGCAAAGGCCACAGAGAACCTGGGCGGTTTCACTGCTCCTGATGCCCAACGCCTAGCCACTATTGACAAAGCCATCAAGAAGGTACTGGGTGAGGCAGGGGTTGCCTCTACTGATGTGCTGGTTGCTGGGGTAGGTATTGCCGCGCCGGTGGACCGCAGCGGAAACATCTCCCACAGCCAACTCTTCTGGGAAAGCTTTGACATTGGCATCCAAGAGAATCTGCGTGACCGCTACGGCTGGCCCGTGCTGCTGGGAAACGATGCCAACCTGGCGGCCATGGCCGAGCATTGGATGGGTGTGGGCAAGGAAGTTAGCGATCTAGCCGTCATGTTGGCAGGTGAGCGCATTGGCTTCGGACTGATGGATTCGGCTCAACTGCGCCATGGCGTATCAGGGCGCAGCGGTGAAGTGGGACTTTTAGAGTTGGTAGATGGAGTGGGCACTCCGGATGGAATTGCGGCATTAGCCCGCGACATGGCTCTAGCCGCCTGCAAAACCGGCGCTCCGGCAACAGTCCTAACTACCCAAGTGGACGCACACAGCGGGGAGATCCCCGCCGAGGCCGTCTTTGCCGCGGCAGCACAGGGGGACCAAGTAGCTCAACAGATCCTTGATTCCATTGGCAGGCGTATCGCCAGGGTTGTGGCGATCATGGCAACGTTTACGGATCCTGAACTTGTGGTGATTGGTGGGGCAGTGGCGGCATCTTCGGAGGTTCTGCTCAAACCCCTGCGAGAGGAACTGGTCCGGTTCATGCCTAACCCTCCTCGCGTGGAAGTCTCTACCCTTGGCGACGCCATAGTTGGCCTAGGTGCGGTTCGGTTAGCCCTTGACTATGTGGAAAAACATGCCTTGGACTTGCTGCTGGTCGGCTAG
- a CDS encoding glycoside hydrolase family 2 TIM barrel-domain containing protein, with translation MNPLPSRANLAAGPYDPMMELTNPGPGTGSLPPRAHLETGLPTRSLNGDWRFHYSESVASAPTGMEKEVFNDGAWDTLPVPSSWNFHGYGAPSYTNVQFPFPLDPPFVPDANPVGDHRLTFDVGTEFLHGAVLRFDGLDNAGTIWLNGHLLGTTRGSKLVHEFDVTGILRAGANVLVVRVAQFSASSYLEDQDAWWLPGIFRDVTLLAQPQASIWDVFVHAGYTVDGVGTLRVEISPPLPDVVASIAGLGFSEVLEFSQQQGGSGISKSFELGPVEPWSAESPTLYELTLATPLQTMPLKVGFRSITVHDAQLKLNGAPLLFRGVNRHEHNPDRGRVLSREQMVNELCLMKAHNINAIRTAHYPPHPMLLELADELGFYIIDECDYETHGFEDGDWAGNPSAEPRYLEALLDRMRRTVERDKNHPSVIMFSLGNEAGTGPNLQAMAQWTKARDPERLVHYEGDWACPYVDVYSRMYVSPAEVELIGRQKEAPLPDQDQDRHRRNLPFILCEYAHAMGNGPGGLQEYQDLFDRYPRLQGGFVWEWMEHGIRQHTPDGEAYFAYGGDFGESVHDGNFVIDGLVSADLEPRPGLLDYKKVVEPLALGISTDWREVSIRNKYDFVDTSHLNYTWVVAGPKGMMSAGTLNIPVTAAGASTTAELPPEITAELAPERVLTISATLAADEPWAPAGHEIAWAQQGLPLVPIVELQIQGGAEAVAQDGNLRFGPATFSVATGELCAFKSVPVNGPRLTLWRSPTDNDKGKDHSQPGSPRAADIWQSAGLPLLQGRLRSMTHDSGTLAVRVRYGVPVARHHVDVDYVWRTNGTLLELTAHVEPSAGWGVSWPRVGFDFEFPGEFSCVSWAGFGPGQKYPDTGMAAQRGWFSASIAELAVPYVRPQENGARAGVTWLELATAQTGGESISFHGEDFSFTLRPYSQQVLTAARHTPDLVADGISHLTLDAAVHGIGTASCGPGALPQYQLAPGSGTFTVVLS, from the coding sequence GTGAACCCGCTCCCTTCGCGCGCCAACCTCGCCGCCGGCCCCTACGATCCAATGATGGAACTCACCAATCCTGGACCTGGCACCGGCAGCCTGCCTCCGCGTGCGCACCTGGAAACCGGCCTGCCTACCCGCTCACTCAATGGTGACTGGCGGTTCCACTATTCGGAGTCGGTGGCTAGCGCTCCCACCGGTATGGAGAAAGAAGTGTTTAACGACGGCGCATGGGACACGCTGCCTGTCCCCTCGAGCTGGAATTTCCATGGATACGGGGCCCCTTCTTATACAAACGTGCAATTCCCATTCCCACTGGATCCACCTTTTGTTCCCGATGCGAATCCTGTGGGAGACCACAGACTCACTTTCGATGTTGGCACAGAGTTCCTCCACGGTGCCGTGCTGCGCTTTGATGGGCTCGATAACGCAGGAACTATTTGGCTCAACGGCCACTTGTTGGGCACCACCCGGGGTTCAAAGCTGGTGCACGAATTCGATGTCACAGGTATTCTCCGCGCCGGAGCTAACGTGCTGGTGGTGCGCGTGGCCCAATTTTCGGCGTCGAGCTATTTAGAAGATCAGGATGCGTGGTGGCTGCCAGGAATCTTCCGTGACGTGACATTGCTGGCCCAACCGCAGGCATCCATTTGGGACGTCTTTGTGCATGCCGGTTATACCGTTGACGGAGTGGGTACGCTCCGGGTAGAAATCAGTCCGCCACTTCCAGATGTGGTGGCGAGCATTGCCGGGCTTGGTTTCAGCGAGGTGCTTGAATTTAGCCAACAGCAAGGCGGGAGTGGAATCTCCAAGTCTTTTGAGCTGGGGCCCGTGGAGCCTTGGAGCGCCGAGTCTCCCACTTTGTATGAGCTAACCCTTGCCACGCCGCTGCAAACCATGCCTTTGAAGGTGGGTTTTCGCAGCATCACCGTTCACGACGCTCAGCTCAAACTCAACGGAGCGCCGTTACTGTTTCGCGGGGTGAACAGGCATGAGCACAATCCTGATCGCGGCCGGGTCCTTTCACGCGAGCAGATGGTCAATGAATTGTGCTTAATGAAGGCCCACAATATTAACGCGATCCGCACAGCCCACTACCCGCCGCACCCTATGCTCCTGGAGCTGGCCGATGAACTGGGCTTTTACATTATTGACGAATGCGATTATGAAACCCATGGCTTTGAGGACGGTGATTGGGCAGGAAACCCCAGCGCGGAACCCAGATATTTAGAAGCGCTGCTTGATCGGATGAGGCGGACCGTTGAACGTGATAAAAACCATCCGTCAGTGATCATGTTCTCCTTGGGCAATGAAGCAGGCACGGGTCCGAACCTTCAAGCAATGGCGCAGTGGACCAAGGCGCGGGACCCCGAAAGACTGGTGCATTATGAAGGTGACTGGGCCTGCCCATACGTGGATGTTTATTCACGCATGTACGTTTCTCCAGCCGAGGTTGAGCTGATTGGTCGCCAGAAAGAAGCGCCGCTGCCTGATCAGGACCAGGACCGGCACCGGAGGAACCTGCCGTTTATCCTCTGCGAGTACGCCCATGCCATGGGTAACGGCCCCGGTGGGCTGCAGGAATACCAGGACCTTTTTGATAGATATCCGCGCCTGCAAGGAGGATTCGTGTGGGAGTGGATGGAGCACGGCATCCGCCAACATACCCCGGACGGGGAGGCGTATTTTGCCTATGGTGGAGACTTTGGCGAGAGCGTCCATGATGGAAACTTCGTCATTGACGGCCTTGTCAGCGCGGATTTAGAACCCCGCCCGGGCCTGCTCGACTATAAGAAAGTAGTGGAGCCTTTGGCTCTTGGGATCTCCACCGACTGGCGCGAGGTCTCTATCCGGAACAAATATGACTTCGTGGATACCTCGCATCTGAACTACACCTGGGTGGTGGCTGGGCCTAAAGGCATGATGTCTGCGGGCACACTGAACATCCCGGTGACAGCGGCGGGAGCCAGCACCACTGCCGAACTTCCCCCTGAGATCACGGCAGAGTTGGCACCGGAGCGGGTCTTGACCATCAGCGCCACCTTGGCCGCGGATGAGCCATGGGCGCCAGCTGGCCACGAGATCGCTTGGGCGCAGCAGGGCCTTCCACTCGTGCCAATTGTGGAACTGCAAATTCAGGGCGGCGCTGAGGCAGTGGCGCAGGACGGAAATCTGCGTTTTGGTCCGGCAACGTTCAGCGTGGCAACTGGTGAATTGTGTGCTTTCAAGTCCGTGCCCGTCAATGGGCCGCGGCTGACGCTGTGGCGTTCACCCACCGATAACGACAAGGGCAAGGACCATTCCCAGCCCGGGTCTCCGCGCGCTGCCGACATCTGGCAGAGTGCCGGGCTGCCCCTTCTACAAGGGCGTTTGCGGTCAATGACTCACGACTCCGGAACGCTGGCTGTGCGGGTGCGTTACGGCGTGCCGGTAGCTCGCCACCATGTAGATGTTGATTATGTGTGGCGAACCAACGGGACATTGTTGGAACTGACCGCACACGTTGAACCGAGCGCAGGTTGGGGAGTCAGCTGGCCGCGGGTGGGCTTCGACTTCGAGTTCCCGGGTGAGTTTTCGTGTGTCAGCTGGGCAGGGTTTGGGCCCGGACAAAAGTACCCTGACACGGGCATGGCTGCGCAGCGTGGTTGGTTCAGTGCCTCCATTGCGGAGCTGGCGGTGCCGTACGTCAGGCCGCAGGAAAATGGGGCACGGGCGGGAGTTACCTGGTTGGAGCTAGCCACTGCACAAACAGGAGGCGAGAGCATCTCCTTCCACGGCGAGGACTTCTCCTTCACGCTCCGGCCCTACTCGCAGCAAGTATTAACCGCCGCCAGGCACACCCCGGACCTGGTGGCCGATGGCATCTCTCACCTCACACTTGACGCTGCGGTGCATGGGATTGGAACAGCCTCTTGCGGGCCGGGGGCGCTGCCCCAATACCAGCTTGCTCCGGGATCTGGCACATTCACGGTGGTTCTGAGCTAA
- a CDS encoding sulfite exporter TauE/SafE family protein: MTVTLVAVLLLSVLIGLSLGLLGGGGSILTVPILTYVAGMNPKEAIAASLFVVGATSAVSAVNHARKKRVRWRTGLIFGAAGMVGAFAGGLLGGHIPGTILMLAFALMMVATSLAMIRGRKEPTSATGEGSNRGGELPVTKVILEGLIVGLVTGLVGAGGGFLVVPALALLGGLSMPVAVGTSLVVIAMKSFAGLGGYLTIVSLDWALVGGVTVAAILGSFIGARLVGRIPEARLRTGFGYFVLLMGVFVLVQELATPANFIIGILGIVAAAIGLAVMAYRFLNATKRTAESVKPADTVPTAEAVHTATEG; encoded by the coding sequence ATGACAGTTACTCTCGTTGCCGTCCTCCTGCTTTCGGTGCTGATCGGGCTTTCCTTGGGTCTGCTCGGCGGTGGTGGTTCTATTCTTACCGTGCCGATCCTGACTTACGTGGCCGGGATGAACCCGAAGGAAGCGATTGCTGCCTCGTTGTTCGTGGTCGGCGCAACCTCAGCTGTCAGCGCAGTTAATCATGCGCGCAAAAAGAGGGTGCGGTGGCGCACCGGACTGATTTTCGGTGCCGCAGGCATGGTCGGGGCGTTTGCAGGAGGACTCCTTGGTGGCCACATTCCCGGCACCATCCTTATGCTTGCCTTCGCACTGATGATGGTGGCAACATCCCTGGCCATGATTCGTGGGCGCAAAGAGCCCACCTCTGCAACCGGTGAGGGGAGTAACCGGGGTGGTGAGCTGCCGGTCACTAAGGTCATCCTCGAGGGCCTCATTGTTGGGCTGGTGACAGGCCTTGTTGGCGCCGGCGGTGGATTCCTCGTTGTGCCGGCACTGGCGTTACTGGGCGGGCTGTCCATGCCTGTGGCCGTCGGCACCTCATTGGTGGTGATTGCCATGAAATCCTTCGCAGGCCTTGGCGGCTACCTCACTATTGTCAGCCTAGACTGGGCCCTGGTAGGAGGGGTAACAGTAGCGGCCATTCTCGGCTCATTTATTGGTGCGCGTCTAGTCGGACGCATCCCCGAGGCCCGTCTGCGCACAGGGTTTGGTTACTTTGTGCTCCTAATGGGCGTGTTTGTCTTGGTACAGGAGCTGGCCACGCCGGCTAACTTCATTATTGGCATTCTGGGCATTGTGGCCGCTGCTATTGGCTTGGCTGTTATGGCCTACCGGTTCTTGAATGCCACAAAGAGGACAGCTGAGAGCGTTAAACCCGCGGATACTGTACCCACAGCAGAAGCTGTCCACACCGCGACGGAAGGCTGA
- a CDS encoding MBL fold metallo-hydrolase, with amino-acid sequence MLLERIYDEDLAQASYLIGCQVKGEALVVDARRDIAIYQQLAASNGMKIVAVTETHIHADYLSGTRELAAATGATTYLSGEGGEDWQYGFDGVRLYDQDTITLGNIAIQALHTPGHTPEHLSFLITDGAFSDQPGFLLSGDFVFAGDLGRPDLLDETAGGADTRFLGAHQLFASLKEKFLTLPDYIQVYPGHGSGSACGKALGAIPSSTVGYERNFAWWGPYLAANDEAGFIATLLTGQPDAPAYFGRMKRQNRQGPAVLGSRDALTEISTEELGTRLAADEIGLVDTRHHALVHEGTVAGALNIPAGSKSASYGAWALDPETDKRPVVLLASDQDSAMEMWDHLIRVGIDAVAGFITSLTGLPVSAARTISPAELAAFDSALLLDVRNKNEHEDGHVPGSKQLSAGRVLWNTDQLPETGTIVSYCQSGVRNSVAASALRRAGFDVVELEGSYAGWADWHQRQNG; translated from the coding sequence ATGCTTCTCGAACGTATTTATGATGAAGACCTTGCGCAGGCAAGTTACCTCATTGGCTGTCAGGTCAAAGGTGAGGCACTGGTGGTTGACGCCCGGCGCGACATTGCAATTTACCAGCAACTCGCAGCCAGCAACGGTATGAAGATCGTGGCCGTCACGGAAACCCACATCCACGCCGATTACCTCTCCGGAACCCGCGAACTCGCGGCAGCAACCGGTGCCACCACCTACCTCTCAGGAGAAGGCGGAGAAGACTGGCAGTACGGCTTCGACGGAGTTCGACTTTATGATCAGGACACCATCACACTGGGAAACATCGCCATCCAGGCTCTGCACACACCCGGTCACACTCCGGAGCATCTCTCTTTCCTGATCACCGATGGTGCGTTCAGTGACCAGCCGGGTTTCTTGCTTTCCGGAGACTTTGTCTTCGCAGGCGATCTAGGCCGCCCGGATCTTCTGGATGAGACCGCCGGAGGTGCTGATACCCGCTTTTTGGGAGCACACCAGCTGTTTGCCTCACTGAAGGAAAAGTTCCTAACACTCCCTGACTATATTCAGGTATATCCAGGCCACGGATCTGGTAGCGCTTGTGGCAAAGCACTGGGCGCCATCCCCTCCTCCACTGTTGGCTACGAACGCAACTTTGCTTGGTGGGGTCCGTACTTGGCCGCCAATGACGAGGCAGGATTTATTGCAACTCTCCTTACTGGCCAGCCCGATGCACCTGCGTATTTTGGCCGGATGAAACGGCAAAACCGACAGGGCCCGGCCGTTCTGGGCAGTAGGGACGCGCTGACTGAAATTTCAACGGAAGAGCTTGGCACCCGCTTGGCCGCCGATGAAATTGGGCTTGTGGATACCCGGCACCACGCGCTAGTTCATGAAGGCACTGTAGCAGGGGCGCTGAACATTCCTGCGGGTTCCAAATCTGCCAGCTACGGCGCTTGGGCGTTGGATCCGGAAACCGATAAGCGCCCAGTTGTGCTGCTGGCATCTGACCAAGATTCAGCCATGGAGATGTGGGATCACCTTATCCGTGTCGGTATTGATGCGGTTGCTGGCTTCATCACCTCTTTGACGGGCCTGCCGGTATCTGCTGCGCGCACTATTTCCCCCGCTGAGCTGGCCGCATTCGATTCCGCACTGTTGCTTGATGTTCGCAACAAAAATGAACACGAGGATGGTCATGTGCCCGGCTCCAAACAGCTCAGTGCTGGGCGGGTGCTCTGGAATACAGATCAGTTACCGGAGACCGGCACCATTGTCAGCTACTGCCAATCCGGCGTCCGCAACTCCGTGGCCGCCTCCGCTTTGCGCCGTGCAGGGTTCGACGTCGTTGAACTCGAAGGTAGTTATGCCGGCTGGGCTGACTGGCACCAAAGGCAGAACGGCTAA
- the ppsA gene encoding phosphoenolpyruvate synthase, producing the protein MTTDILWFSELGLADLDRVGGKNASLGEMVQNLTSAGVQVPDGFATTADSYRRFLADSGLDARIVERLHGLDTDDVSALAAAGQEIRGWMRQTSFHPDFEAQIRSSYQELVDKHGGSAELSWAVRSSATAEDLPEASFAGQQETFLNVRGIENILLAVRDVFASLYNDRAIAYRVHHQFEHAEVALSAGIQRMVRSDVGASGVMFTMDTESGFQDAVFVTSSYGLGEAVVQGAVNPDEFYVYKPALQAGRPAILKRGLGEKALQMTYTENQEVGRTIDFVPVAAQLRNRFSITDDDVEQLARHAVAIEAHYGRPMDIEWGKDGIDGSLYILQARPETVQSRRAAGRLSRFRLNETGAVLAEGRAIGQRIGSGRVQILSSIDQMASFKTGDVLVADMTDPDWEPIMKRASAIVTNRGGRTCHAAIIARELGIPAVVGTADATDILSEGIEVTVSCAEGETGFIYQGLLDFSLEETEIGELPEAPVKMMMNVGTPEQAFTFAQLPNDGVGLARLEFIINRQIGIHPKALLNMDDQPVEVAAEIRERIAAYHGPRDYYIKRLAEGVATIAAAFAPHPVIVRMSDFKSNEYANLLGGSAYEPHEENPMLGFRGAARYLEPSFRDCFDLECEALSFVRNEMGLSNVKLMIPFVRTLEEGRGVIELLAENGLRRGENGLEVIMMCELPANALLADEFLDLFDGFSIGSNDMTQLTLGLDRDSAIVAGSFDERNPAVKKLLSMAIAACKARGKYVGICGQGPSDHADFAQWLVSEGIDSVSLNPDTVVDTWLRLAGTAAGTAAGTAADTAS; encoded by the coding sequence ATGACGACGGACATTCTGTGGTTCTCAGAGCTGGGGCTCGCTGATCTGGACCGGGTGGGCGGAAAAAATGCTTCGCTCGGGGAAATGGTGCAAAACCTGACGTCGGCTGGCGTTCAAGTACCTGACGGTTTTGCCACGACGGCGGATTCTTACCGCCGTTTTCTGGCCGATTCGGGCTTGGATGCACGAATTGTTGAACGGCTCCACGGCTTGGATACCGATGATGTCAGTGCACTGGCTGCTGCTGGCCAGGAAATCCGGGGATGGATGCGCCAAACATCCTTCCACCCCGACTTTGAAGCGCAGATCCGCTCCTCGTACCAAGAGTTGGTGGATAAGCACGGTGGTTCAGCAGAGCTTTCCTGGGCTGTGCGCTCCAGCGCAACGGCGGAAGATCTTCCCGAGGCTTCCTTTGCCGGGCAACAAGAAACGTTCTTGAATGTTCGCGGGATTGAGAATATTTTGTTGGCTGTAAGGGACGTCTTTGCTTCTCTCTACAATGACCGTGCCATCGCCTACAGGGTGCACCACCAGTTCGAGCATGCCGAGGTGGCCCTCTCGGCCGGTATTCAGCGCATGGTTCGTTCCGACGTTGGAGCTTCGGGGGTCATGTTCACCATGGACACCGAGTCAGGGTTCCAGGACGCCGTATTCGTGACCTCCTCCTATGGACTGGGCGAGGCCGTGGTTCAGGGTGCCGTTAATCCGGATGAGTTCTACGTTTACAAACCGGCATTACAGGCCGGCCGTCCCGCCATTCTCAAGCGCGGGCTTGGCGAGAAGGCCCTGCAGATGACGTACACGGAGAATCAAGAGGTTGGCCGCACCATTGATTTTGTTCCGGTGGCGGCGCAGCTGCGAAACCGTTTTAGCATTACGGACGACGACGTGGAGCAGCTCGCCCGCCATGCCGTCGCCATCGAGGCCCACTACGGCCGTCCCATGGATATCGAATGGGGCAAGGATGGCATTGATGGCAGCCTGTACATCCTGCAGGCACGTCCGGAAACTGTCCAGTCCCGCCGGGCAGCAGGACGGCTGAGCCGCTTCCGTTTGAATGAGACCGGCGCCGTGCTGGCAGAAGGCCGCGCAATTGGTCAGCGGATAGGTTCCGGCCGGGTCCAGATCCTTAGCTCCATTGACCAGATGGCCAGCTTCAAAACCGGTGACGTCCTCGTTGCAGACATGACGGACCCGGATTGGGAACCGATTATGAAGCGGGCTTCGGCCATCGTCACCAACCGTGGTGGACGCACTTGCCACGCCGCAATCATCGCCCGCGAACTGGGGATACCCGCCGTCGTTGGTACAGCGGATGCAACAGATATTCTCTCCGAAGGGATAGAAGTGACAGTCAGTTGCGCGGAAGGGGAAACCGGGTTTATCTACCAGGGGCTGCTTGATTTCAGCTTGGAGGAGACCGAGATTGGCGAACTCCCCGAAGCGCCGGTGAAAATGATGATGAACGTTGGCACACCGGAGCAGGCGTTCACGTTTGCGCAATTGCCCAATGATGGTGTGGGCTTGGCCCGGCTCGAGTTCATCATCAACCGCCAGATCGGAATCCACCCCAAGGCGCTGCTGAATATGGACGATCAGCCGGTGGAGGTGGCTGCCGAAATTAGGGAGCGGATCGCGGCCTACCACGGCCCTCGGGATTACTACATCAAGCGTCTAGCCGAGGGGGTGGCAACTATCGCCGCCGCCTTCGCACCGCATCCGGTCATTGTGCGCATGTCAGATTTCAAGTCCAACGAGTACGCGAACTTACTGGGTGGTTCCGCGTACGAGCCGCATGAGGAGAACCCCATGCTGGGCTTCCGTGGCGCCGCGCGGTATTTGGAACCCTCCTTTAGGGATTGTTTTGACCTTGAATGCGAAGCACTGTCCTTTGTCCGCAATGAGATGGGTCTAAGCAACGTCAAGCTCATGATTCCTTTTGTCCGCACACTCGAGGAGGGTCGCGGTGTGATCGAGCTGCTTGCCGAGAATGGACTGCGCCGAGGTGAGAACGGCCTGGAAGTGATCATGATGTGTGAACTGCCAGCCAATGCACTTTTGGCCGATGAGTTCTTAGATCTCTTCGACGGCTTCTCCATCGGTTCCAATGACATGACCCAGCTGACGCTTGGGCTGGACAGGGATTCCGCCATTGTGGCGGGCAGCTTCGATGAGCGCAATCCGGCGGTCAAGAAGCTTCTCAGCATGGCCATTGCGGCGTGCAAAGCCAGAGGGAAATATGTGGGAATTTGCGGGCAAGGTCCCAGCGACCACGCCGACTTTGCCCAGTGGCTTGTCAGTGAAGGCATCGATTCGGTGTCCTTGAACCCTGACACAGTGGTGGATACATGGCTGCGTCTGGCGGGCACTGCGGCCGGCACTGCGGCCGGCACTGCGGCTGACACCGCCAGTTGA